One Scophthalmus maximus strain ysfricsl-2021 chromosome 1, ASM2237912v1, whole genome shotgun sequence genomic region harbors:
- the lipeb gene encoding hormone-sensitive lipase isoform X1, with product MYERIWRGGVCVCFAVRVKMASGRKGGGGGRLEKGVNGRRSSKLKETPVVMDTKAVFAALYSVCEENATFFSRGAKGSQGDAARRLLESMNLIQEHARGLEPVISGFALVYHHFDFDPHIPANGYRSLVKVVRCCLLHIIHKGRYIFANRRSIFFRVAHNAGEMEAYCNALCQLRALLYLAQRMLHDNSYGDLFFQDESGLSESFVREYSSMHKGCFYGRCLGFQFTPSIRPCLQTIAIGLVAFGENYKRHQSGIGVAASSLFTSGKYAIDPELRGAEFERITQNLDVHFWKTFWNITETEVPSSLASMTSTQVKVNRALSVPAVSFDLPLAADHRAFVTIAPPSAHIGAAPVLMRLISYDLREGQDSETLLSLSRSEGGAISLSLGLKAKRLPSSPCLLLHFHGGGFVAQTSKSHEPYLKSWSQDLGVPILSVDYSLAPEAPFPRALEECFYAYCWALRNHHLLGWTGEKICLAGDSAGGNLCLTTSMRAAAFGVRMPDGIVAAYPATLLTAYASPSRLLTLIDPLLPLSVLSRCLSAYAGTEPQTEMQVEKASTLSLVRRDTALLLRDFRQGASNWIHSLLDNNRASASPSTAAEAPPGATDAVRKSISEASISSPHADPPVPSETADFPTRKLSVKSQTCQDLGSHSGSTLHSAPLLSERTPEDVNFFLSEDATPSLCSDLSSVAIPPPAGDKGSERGREFPRGFEPLRSKQPSEMKMQSSPVVKDPFCSPLLAPDSMLKGLPPVHIVACALDPMLDDSVMFAKRLRSLDRPVTLCVVDDLPHGFLSLSQLSKETREAANVCAERIRAVFTLEDTSPEPRKHRKLERTDRGVSASSGEAASLSVGPNEEGEQAVGNGVKMSDGEGLVSVAAQSNADAGGVGA from the exons TGATGGACACCAAGGCGGTGTTTGCGGCCCTGTACAGCGTCTGCGAAGAAAATGCCACGTTCTTCTCACGCGGAGCCAAGGGGTCGCAGGGTGACGCGGCGCGGCGGCTGCTGGAGTCGATGAACCTGATCCAGGAGCATGCCCGCGGCCTGGAGCCGGTCATCTCTGGCTTCGCTTTAGTTTATCATCACTTTGACTTTGATCCACACATACCTGCTAACGGCTATCGTTCACTGGTCAAG GTGGTGCGTTGCTGCCTGCTGCACATCATCCACAAGGGACGCTACATTTTTGCCAATCGCCGCAGCATCTTCTTCCGCGTAGCGCACAACGCAGGGGAGATGGAGGCATACTGCAACGCTCTGTGTCAGCTGCGTGCCCTGCTCTACTTGGCACAGCGCATGCTGCATGACAACAGCTATGGCGACCTGTTCTTCCAGGATGAAAGTGGCCTCAGCGAGAGCTTTGTCCGCGAATACTCCTCCATGCACAAGGGCTGCTTCTATGGCCGCTGCCTGGGCTTTCAG TTTACTCCATCCATCCGGCCCTGTCTCCAGACCATCGCTATCGGCCTTGTGGCCTTTGGAGAAAACTACAAGCGCCATCAGTCAGGAATAG GTGTTGCAGCCAGCTCTCTCTTTACCTCAGGCAAGTACGCCATTGACCCAGAGTTGAGAGGGGCAGAATTTGAACGCATCACCCAGAACCTGGACGTTCACTTTTGGAAGACCTTCTGGAACATTACGGAGACTGAGGTCCCGTCT AGTCTTGCCAGTATGACGTCCACTCAGGTTAAGGTGAACCGGGCTCTTTCTGTGCCCGCCGTGTCCTTTGACCTTCCCTTGGCGGCCGACCACAGAGCATTTGTAACTATTGCTCCACCGTCAGCACACATCGGTGCTGCTCCGGTTCTGATGAGGCTCATCTCTTATGACCTGCGTGAAGGACAG GACAGTGAAACTCTACTatctctctcccgctctgagGGGGGCGCCATCTCTCTGTCACTGGGGTTGAAAGCCAAGcgcctcccctcttctccctgccTGCTGCTCCACTTCCACGGGGGAGGCTTTGTGGCCCAGACCTCCAAGTCCCATGAG CCCTATCTGAAGAGCTGGTCCCAGGACCTTGGTGTCCCCATCTTGTCAGTGGACTACTCCCTGGCCCCCGAGGCCCCCTTCCCGAGGGCATTGGAGGAGTGTTTCTATGCCTACTGCTGGGCTCTGAGAAACCACCACCTACTAG GATGGACTGGAGAGAAAATATGTCTGGCTGGGGACAGTGCGGGAGGCAATTTGTGTCTGACGACATCGATGCGAGCTGCTGCCTTTGGTGTGCGAATGCCAGATGGCATCGTGGCAGCCTACCCGGCTACCCTGCTGACTGCCTACGCATCCCCCTCCCGTCTGCTAACACTTATAGATCCCCTGCTGCCGCTCAGTGTACTCTCCAGGTGTCTCAGTGCCtacgcag GCACTGAGCCACAGACCGAGATGCAGGTGGAGAAGGCGAGCACGCTGAGCCTGGTGAGGAGAGACACGGCGCTGTTGCTGCGAGATTTCCGACAGGGAGCCTCCAACTGGATCCACTCTCTGCTGGATAACAACCGAGCCTCGGCTTCCCCCAGCACAGCTGCAGAGGCGCCACCAGGAGCCACTG ATGCAGTGAGGAAGAGCATTTCAGAGGCGTCCATCTCTTCCCCTCACGCCGACCCCCCTGTGCCCTCGGAGACCGCAGATTTCCCCACCAGGAAATTATCTGTGAAGAGCCAGACTTGCCAGGACTTGGGATCTCACAGCGGTTCCACTCTGCACAGCGCACCGCTGCTCTCTGAGCGCACC CCAGAAGATGTGAATTTCTTCCTCTCGGAAGATGCGACTCCCTCCCTGTGCAGTGACCTGTCCTCGGTGGCCATACCACCACCTGCTGGGGACAAGGGATCGGAGCGGGGCAGGGAGTTTCCCCGGGGCTTTGAACCGCTGCGTTCAAAACAGCCATCTGAGATGAAGATGCAGAGCTCCCCGGTGGTCAAAGATCCCTTTTGCTCACCTCTCCTGGCCCCTGATAGCATGCTGAAAGGGCTTCCACCTGTACATATAGTG GCTTGTGCACTAGACCCCATGCTGGATGACTCTGTGATGTTCGCCAAGCGTTTGAGGAGCTTGGACCGCCCCGTCACCCTGTGCGTGGTGGACGACCTCCCCCACGGCTTCCTCAGCCTGTCCCAACTCTCCAAGGAGACGCGAGAGGCGGCCAATGTCTGCGCGGAGCGAATACGCGCCGTCTTCACCCTGGAGGACACGTCCCCAGAGCCTCGCAAGCACCGGAAGCTGGAACGGACCGATAGGGGTGTGTCCGCCTCTTCTGGGGAAgccgcctccctctctgtcgGCCCCAACGAGGAAGGGGAGCAAGCTGTCGGCAATGGGGTCAAAATGTCTGATGGGGAGGGCTTAGTTTCTGTGGCAGCCCAGAGTAACGCAGACGCGGGTGGTGTTGGGGCTTAA
- the lipeb gene encoding hormone-sensitive lipase isoform X2 — MLCQKRPEVMDTKAVFAALYSVCEENATFFSRGAKGSQGDAARRLLESMNLIQEHARGLEPVISGFALVYHHFDFDPHIPANGYRSLVKVVRCCLLHIIHKGRYIFANRRSIFFRVAHNAGEMEAYCNALCQLRALLYLAQRMLHDNSYGDLFFQDESGLSESFVREYSSMHKGCFYGRCLGFQFTPSIRPCLQTIAIGLVAFGENYKRHQSGIGVAASSLFTSGKYAIDPELRGAEFERITQNLDVHFWKTFWNITETEVPSSLASMTSTQVKVNRALSVPAVSFDLPLAADHRAFVTIAPPSAHIGAAPVLMRLISYDLREGQDSETLLSLSRSEGGAISLSLGLKAKRLPSSPCLLLHFHGGGFVAQTSKSHEPYLKSWSQDLGVPILSVDYSLAPEAPFPRALEECFYAYCWALRNHHLLGWTGEKICLAGDSAGGNLCLTTSMRAAAFGVRMPDGIVAAYPATLLTAYASPSRLLTLIDPLLPLSVLSRCLSAYAGTEPQTEMQVEKASTLSLVRRDTALLLRDFRQGASNWIHSLLDNNRASASPSTAAEAPPGATDAVRKSISEASISSPHADPPVPSETADFPTRKLSVKSQTCQDLGSHSGSTLHSAPLLSERTPEDVNFFLSEDATPSLCSDLSSVAIPPPAGDKGSERGREFPRGFEPLRSKQPSEMKMQSSPVVKDPFCSPLLAPDSMLKGLPPVHIVACALDPMLDDSVMFAKRLRSLDRPVTLCVVDDLPHGFLSLSQLSKETREAANVCAERIRAVFTLEDTSPEPRKHRKLERTDRGVSASSGEAASLSVGPNEEGEQAVGNGVKMSDGEGLVSVAAQSNADAGGVGA, encoded by the exons TGATGGACACCAAGGCGGTGTTTGCGGCCCTGTACAGCGTCTGCGAAGAAAATGCCACGTTCTTCTCACGCGGAGCCAAGGGGTCGCAGGGTGACGCGGCGCGGCGGCTGCTGGAGTCGATGAACCTGATCCAGGAGCATGCCCGCGGCCTGGAGCCGGTCATCTCTGGCTTCGCTTTAGTTTATCATCACTTTGACTTTGATCCACACATACCTGCTAACGGCTATCGTTCACTGGTCAAG GTGGTGCGTTGCTGCCTGCTGCACATCATCCACAAGGGACGCTACATTTTTGCCAATCGCCGCAGCATCTTCTTCCGCGTAGCGCACAACGCAGGGGAGATGGAGGCATACTGCAACGCTCTGTGTCAGCTGCGTGCCCTGCTCTACTTGGCACAGCGCATGCTGCATGACAACAGCTATGGCGACCTGTTCTTCCAGGATGAAAGTGGCCTCAGCGAGAGCTTTGTCCGCGAATACTCCTCCATGCACAAGGGCTGCTTCTATGGCCGCTGCCTGGGCTTTCAG TTTACTCCATCCATCCGGCCCTGTCTCCAGACCATCGCTATCGGCCTTGTGGCCTTTGGAGAAAACTACAAGCGCCATCAGTCAGGAATAG GTGTTGCAGCCAGCTCTCTCTTTACCTCAGGCAAGTACGCCATTGACCCAGAGTTGAGAGGGGCAGAATTTGAACGCATCACCCAGAACCTGGACGTTCACTTTTGGAAGACCTTCTGGAACATTACGGAGACTGAGGTCCCGTCT AGTCTTGCCAGTATGACGTCCACTCAGGTTAAGGTGAACCGGGCTCTTTCTGTGCCCGCCGTGTCCTTTGACCTTCCCTTGGCGGCCGACCACAGAGCATTTGTAACTATTGCTCCACCGTCAGCACACATCGGTGCTGCTCCGGTTCTGATGAGGCTCATCTCTTATGACCTGCGTGAAGGACAG GACAGTGAAACTCTACTatctctctcccgctctgagGGGGGCGCCATCTCTCTGTCACTGGGGTTGAAAGCCAAGcgcctcccctcttctccctgccTGCTGCTCCACTTCCACGGGGGAGGCTTTGTGGCCCAGACCTCCAAGTCCCATGAG CCCTATCTGAAGAGCTGGTCCCAGGACCTTGGTGTCCCCATCTTGTCAGTGGACTACTCCCTGGCCCCCGAGGCCCCCTTCCCGAGGGCATTGGAGGAGTGTTTCTATGCCTACTGCTGGGCTCTGAGAAACCACCACCTACTAG GATGGACTGGAGAGAAAATATGTCTGGCTGGGGACAGTGCGGGAGGCAATTTGTGTCTGACGACATCGATGCGAGCTGCTGCCTTTGGTGTGCGAATGCCAGATGGCATCGTGGCAGCCTACCCGGCTACCCTGCTGACTGCCTACGCATCCCCCTCCCGTCTGCTAACACTTATAGATCCCCTGCTGCCGCTCAGTGTACTCTCCAGGTGTCTCAGTGCCtacgcag GCACTGAGCCACAGACCGAGATGCAGGTGGAGAAGGCGAGCACGCTGAGCCTGGTGAGGAGAGACACGGCGCTGTTGCTGCGAGATTTCCGACAGGGAGCCTCCAACTGGATCCACTCTCTGCTGGATAACAACCGAGCCTCGGCTTCCCCCAGCACAGCTGCAGAGGCGCCACCAGGAGCCACTG ATGCAGTGAGGAAGAGCATTTCAGAGGCGTCCATCTCTTCCCCTCACGCCGACCCCCCTGTGCCCTCGGAGACCGCAGATTTCCCCACCAGGAAATTATCTGTGAAGAGCCAGACTTGCCAGGACTTGGGATCTCACAGCGGTTCCACTCTGCACAGCGCACCGCTGCTCTCTGAGCGCACC CCAGAAGATGTGAATTTCTTCCTCTCGGAAGATGCGACTCCCTCCCTGTGCAGTGACCTGTCCTCGGTGGCCATACCACCACCTGCTGGGGACAAGGGATCGGAGCGGGGCAGGGAGTTTCCCCGGGGCTTTGAACCGCTGCGTTCAAAACAGCCATCTGAGATGAAGATGCAGAGCTCCCCGGTGGTCAAAGATCCCTTTTGCTCACCTCTCCTGGCCCCTGATAGCATGCTGAAAGGGCTTCCACCTGTACATATAGTG GCTTGTGCACTAGACCCCATGCTGGATGACTCTGTGATGTTCGCCAAGCGTTTGAGGAGCTTGGACCGCCCCGTCACCCTGTGCGTGGTGGACGACCTCCCCCACGGCTTCCTCAGCCTGTCCCAACTCTCCAAGGAGACGCGAGAGGCGGCCAATGTCTGCGCGGAGCGAATACGCGCCGTCTTCACCCTGGAGGACACGTCCCCAGAGCCTCGCAAGCACCGGAAGCTGGAACGGACCGATAGGGGTGTGTCCGCCTCTTCTGGGGAAgccgcctccctctctgtcgGCCCCAACGAGGAAGGGGAGCAAGCTGTCGGCAATGGGGTCAAAATGTCTGATGGGGAGGGCTTAGTTTCTGTGGCAGCCCAGAGTAACGCAGACGCGGGTGGTGTTGGGGCTTAA
- the lipeb gene encoding hormone-sensitive lipase isoform X3, whose translation MDTKAVFAALYSVCEENATFFSRGAKGSQGDAARRLLESMNLIQEHARGLEPVISGFALVYHHFDFDPHIPANGYRSLVKVVRCCLLHIIHKGRYIFANRRSIFFRVAHNAGEMEAYCNALCQLRALLYLAQRMLHDNSYGDLFFQDESGLSESFVREYSSMHKGCFYGRCLGFQFTPSIRPCLQTIAIGLVAFGENYKRHQSGIGVAASSLFTSGKYAIDPELRGAEFERITQNLDVHFWKTFWNITETEVPSSLASMTSTQVKVNRALSVPAVSFDLPLAADHRAFVTIAPPSAHIGAAPVLMRLISYDLREGQDSETLLSLSRSEGGAISLSLGLKAKRLPSSPCLLLHFHGGGFVAQTSKSHEPYLKSWSQDLGVPILSVDYSLAPEAPFPRALEECFYAYCWALRNHHLLGWTGEKICLAGDSAGGNLCLTTSMRAAAFGVRMPDGIVAAYPATLLTAYASPSRLLTLIDPLLPLSVLSRCLSAYAGTEPQTEMQVEKASTLSLVRRDTALLLRDFRQGASNWIHSLLDNNRASASPSTAAEAPPGATDAVRKSISEASISSPHADPPVPSETADFPTRKLSVKSQTCQDLGSHSGSTLHSAPLLSERTPEDVNFFLSEDATPSLCSDLSSVAIPPPAGDKGSERGREFPRGFEPLRSKQPSEMKMQSSPVVKDPFCSPLLAPDSMLKGLPPVHIVACALDPMLDDSVMFAKRLRSLDRPVTLCVVDDLPHGFLSLSQLSKETREAANVCAERIRAVFTLEDTSPEPRKHRKLERTDRGVSASSGEAASLSVGPNEEGEQAVGNGVKMSDGEGLVSVAAQSNADAGGVGA comes from the exons ATGGACACCAAGGCGGTGTTTGCGGCCCTGTACAGCGTCTGCGAAGAAAATGCCACGTTCTTCTCACGCGGAGCCAAGGGGTCGCAGGGTGACGCGGCGCGGCGGCTGCTGGAGTCGATGAACCTGATCCAGGAGCATGCCCGCGGCCTGGAGCCGGTCATCTCTGGCTTCGCTTTAGTTTATCATCACTTTGACTTTGATCCACACATACCTGCTAACGGCTATCGTTCACTGGTCAAG GTGGTGCGTTGCTGCCTGCTGCACATCATCCACAAGGGACGCTACATTTTTGCCAATCGCCGCAGCATCTTCTTCCGCGTAGCGCACAACGCAGGGGAGATGGAGGCATACTGCAACGCTCTGTGTCAGCTGCGTGCCCTGCTCTACTTGGCACAGCGCATGCTGCATGACAACAGCTATGGCGACCTGTTCTTCCAGGATGAAAGTGGCCTCAGCGAGAGCTTTGTCCGCGAATACTCCTCCATGCACAAGGGCTGCTTCTATGGCCGCTGCCTGGGCTTTCAG TTTACTCCATCCATCCGGCCCTGTCTCCAGACCATCGCTATCGGCCTTGTGGCCTTTGGAGAAAACTACAAGCGCCATCAGTCAGGAATAG GTGTTGCAGCCAGCTCTCTCTTTACCTCAGGCAAGTACGCCATTGACCCAGAGTTGAGAGGGGCAGAATTTGAACGCATCACCCAGAACCTGGACGTTCACTTTTGGAAGACCTTCTGGAACATTACGGAGACTGAGGTCCCGTCT AGTCTTGCCAGTATGACGTCCACTCAGGTTAAGGTGAACCGGGCTCTTTCTGTGCCCGCCGTGTCCTTTGACCTTCCCTTGGCGGCCGACCACAGAGCATTTGTAACTATTGCTCCACCGTCAGCACACATCGGTGCTGCTCCGGTTCTGATGAGGCTCATCTCTTATGACCTGCGTGAAGGACAG GACAGTGAAACTCTACTatctctctcccgctctgagGGGGGCGCCATCTCTCTGTCACTGGGGTTGAAAGCCAAGcgcctcccctcttctccctgccTGCTGCTCCACTTCCACGGGGGAGGCTTTGTGGCCCAGACCTCCAAGTCCCATGAG CCCTATCTGAAGAGCTGGTCCCAGGACCTTGGTGTCCCCATCTTGTCAGTGGACTACTCCCTGGCCCCCGAGGCCCCCTTCCCGAGGGCATTGGAGGAGTGTTTCTATGCCTACTGCTGGGCTCTGAGAAACCACCACCTACTAG GATGGACTGGAGAGAAAATATGTCTGGCTGGGGACAGTGCGGGAGGCAATTTGTGTCTGACGACATCGATGCGAGCTGCTGCCTTTGGTGTGCGAATGCCAGATGGCATCGTGGCAGCCTACCCGGCTACCCTGCTGACTGCCTACGCATCCCCCTCCCGTCTGCTAACACTTATAGATCCCCTGCTGCCGCTCAGTGTACTCTCCAGGTGTCTCAGTGCCtacgcag GCACTGAGCCACAGACCGAGATGCAGGTGGAGAAGGCGAGCACGCTGAGCCTGGTGAGGAGAGACACGGCGCTGTTGCTGCGAGATTTCCGACAGGGAGCCTCCAACTGGATCCACTCTCTGCTGGATAACAACCGAGCCTCGGCTTCCCCCAGCACAGCTGCAGAGGCGCCACCAGGAGCCACTG ATGCAGTGAGGAAGAGCATTTCAGAGGCGTCCATCTCTTCCCCTCACGCCGACCCCCCTGTGCCCTCGGAGACCGCAGATTTCCCCACCAGGAAATTATCTGTGAAGAGCCAGACTTGCCAGGACTTGGGATCTCACAGCGGTTCCACTCTGCACAGCGCACCGCTGCTCTCTGAGCGCACC CCAGAAGATGTGAATTTCTTCCTCTCGGAAGATGCGACTCCCTCCCTGTGCAGTGACCTGTCCTCGGTGGCCATACCACCACCTGCTGGGGACAAGGGATCGGAGCGGGGCAGGGAGTTTCCCCGGGGCTTTGAACCGCTGCGTTCAAAACAGCCATCTGAGATGAAGATGCAGAGCTCCCCGGTGGTCAAAGATCCCTTTTGCTCACCTCTCCTGGCCCCTGATAGCATGCTGAAAGGGCTTCCACCTGTACATATAGTG GCTTGTGCACTAGACCCCATGCTGGATGACTCTGTGATGTTCGCCAAGCGTTTGAGGAGCTTGGACCGCCCCGTCACCCTGTGCGTGGTGGACGACCTCCCCCACGGCTTCCTCAGCCTGTCCCAACTCTCCAAGGAGACGCGAGAGGCGGCCAATGTCTGCGCGGAGCGAATACGCGCCGTCTTCACCCTGGAGGACACGTCCCCAGAGCCTCGCAAGCACCGGAAGCTGGAACGGACCGATAGGGGTGTGTCCGCCTCTTCTGGGGAAgccgcctccctctctgtcgGCCCCAACGAGGAAGGGGAGCAAGCTGTCGGCAATGGGGTCAAAATGTCTGATGGGGAGGGCTTAGTTTCTGTGGCAGCCCAGAGTAACGCAGACGCGGGTGGTGTTGGGGCTTAA